CTAGAGAAGTTGAGCATAACTCAGCATCAGGCAGCCAAGTCCTCTCGGTGGATTCAAATCTTGATTCATCAACAAGGCTTGGGGAAATTGAAGCGGCATTACTGGTACAAGATTCAGAAATTCTGTTGCTTCCATATAAAGAAGAAACTTCAACTACCAGTGACGTACTAAAAGGAGAAGACGAAGATTCTTTGGAGTTCGATGGTTTTGGAGGCCTGTTTAATGAACCTGAGCCGGTAGCAGGGCCCGCTGAAAAGCCTTTACCAAATGGATACGGAGAAGCTAGTTCTGCAGTTGGAAATAGCACCGAGTCTGATCCAGATGAGGTTGATAATACTGATGCTCCAGTATCGGTAGAGAGTTGTTTGGCTTGTTTCACAAAGCCTGAGCTTCTATCTAAAACAGAACATGCTTGGCAATGTGAAAACTGTGCCAAACTTCTACGAGAACAGAGGATGAGATCAGAAGGTGGATTCCATTCAAGTCAGGATGAAGCTAGTGGTCTAGTAAATTGCAACAATCAGAACAATGGAGTTCAGTTGGATGAACGTTCTGCTAATTATGAATCTGGAGAAAGTGAGGAGAACGAGATAGACTCTAAAGGTGTCAAAGTGGAAAGAGATGCAACTAAAAGGATACTCATTGATAAAGCCCCTCCTATTTTGATAATTCATCTAAAGAGGTTCAGCCAAGACGCTCGTGGACGCTTAAGTAAGCTGAATGGCCATGTGAATTTCAGAGATGCTGTTGATCTCACAACATTTATTGATCCCAGGTGTGttaaaattgtaattttggcTTTCTCTTCCCTAAATTGAGATTCGAGCAATTTTATTTATCTTGTAATGAAAACCTGCATTTGTTGGTCAAATCTATGAGATCCATGTCAGTTAAGTGACCTCTTTAAACATAATTAGGAGATGAGAATGAATATTTAAATGTAGTAATAAGCTTGACCTTAGACTATAAGATTTACTACCATATCGAGATTTATGGAGGAACAGAGATATTACTTTCTTCTCTGTCTGAAGGCTATTAATTATGGTATTCAAGTTCATTAAGCCGGACgaaaagaacaaaagaattATCCATCTGAGGTTTCCAGCAACTTAAAGCATGTGCTGGCAAGGTGGGTATAGTCTTGTGGCGTAAATGATATTCCTTTATCAAATGCGTTGGAAGCATATATATTTCTatggtataaaatatcacaattatttatatttaatattaGATTAACTCTGCTCTACCAAACTGGGGTGCTGTCAAAGTTAGTCTCTTTGTTATTTCTTAGATAGGAAATGATTCAATTAGAGGGTAGCTCAAGTAGAAAGCACCTCCAACATTAAAAGTTGTGGGTTCGAGTATCCAAGTCAGTAAATTGctgtaaaaaaggaaaaaacaaaaaagggaaaTGATTCTACTATGTGAATTCTAAAACTTTGTTAGCCTGAGTGCTGATTTCAGGACTCTGGCTTTATGGAAGAGGCTAGATTTTGAAGGGTTTAAGGGGAGAGCAGTACCTGGGAAGACTAGATAACCTTCATGATATCTTTTTATTCCTCTTTCCATGAATATGATTTTGGGAGAGAAGGATTGTCATGTACCTGTAATATAATACTTGTGGGCCGTCACTTTCTATCAGTTATGTTCTATCACCGTGATATCCACATAAAAATTCAAGATTGTGTTCCTTCCTCCCTCACTTGCACCCAGAGCTATTTCTCATATATGATCCATTAATTTTTATCAGCATCACAATTGTGTGTACAGATTTGGAGGCTTTGGAAATGCTTTTTGAACTTGTTTACGCTAGAGCTTGAGAACAATAGATAGCTTTTAAATGATCCTGTCCAAAAGAACAAAATCTCATCAACTGGAATATAAGCATTTGTCTTTTTTTGGGTATATAATTTCCTGGATAAACTTAATAAAATAGCAACTACTGTTTGATCTAAATTGACTAATAAATATGAGAATTAGCAACGAAGTGCTTGGTATAGTTTAAGAAAAGTTTGGTATCCTCAACATGGTCAAATGGCATCTCGCTTTTTGCTATGATTGGAATTCTTTTCCATTCCTTTGAATTCTTTAATTCTTGCTCCTCTTGGTGACGtacccctttttttctttttttttgattagttaAGCTAGATAATAGCCTCTGAATCTCAATTCTAACCTGTTCCATCAGTTTATTATTCACGTTCTCAAGTTTTAGACAGTAACAACTGTAATCTAATTAGGTTTCTGCACGGAAATTGTTATTCAATTGatatataacaacaataactatgCCTCGGTCCCTAACTTTTTTCAAATGATATGAACATCTTAATTTATATTCCAATCTGACCAACTTGAGAATGGTTATGTGGAGTTTAATCCATTAAAAGAAAAAACGTCACTTtaatccccaaaaaaaaaaaaaaaaaaaaaaaaaacaaaaaaacaaaagaactaTGTGTCTTTAGTGACCTTCATGAGCAAGGAGATAGCAGTGCAAATTCTTTGAGTTTTATATCGTGCTTCCTAGGACTCCCTGTTTCGTTTATGAAGTTGTTGTTCTAATTGGTATTATGTGGATACCTTTCAGTTATCAATAAGTTATGATTGGTTTTTTTAGGTTCACCAAAAACAGTTGCAAAGGATGAAATTATTGGCAGATCTGTGATATATTCTAAGTAGGATATGAActctttattcatttcaaatGTTTGTTCGGTTTATTGCTGATTACATATTGGACTTGGGACATCTATTATTGAAGTAAAACCTGTTCAAAAGAAGAGATCAAATTTGTCTTTTGAAGAGAATTAGATTGATAAGTGTAGAATTGAGTAAATAAAATGAGATTGGTGCTGTGAAaccagaaaagaaagagaagacaTATGAAACCAAGTAGAGTGAGACTCATTGAAAAGCTTGTTAGGAGGTTAGAAGAGACAAACAAAGGGTGAAAGGAAGTACATTGCATATTATCTCGAGGACCGAGTAGGGCCTCTTACTTATTTTTGGACTTCTCGGGTTTCGCTTGTACATTTGCTTCTTAGTAAAGCTTTCGAGCCTGCTATCTTGAAGCTTCTAGTTCGAAATGTCAGTTTGCACTTTTAGGGGTcgcttggttgttggttagaGTTATATAGGTATTAGTAATGCAGAGATTAGCTATGCAGGGTTTAGTTATTTCATCTTCTACCCTGCATTAAAAAATACATCGATTTCCTCATAActtttacatgtattagttatgcgggaTTAAAACTGGTAACTAAACACTGTACttgatgtgttgaattttatatgTAGCAACTAAAATGCTACAAGATATTCGTTGTGCTGATTTTAATACGTGAATAACTTACTTCttaaccaacaaccaaacgacACCTTAGTCCTCAACGATTTGAAATCTCCTTTTGCAAAACGCTATCTGTACTGCACTTGTCTGATGATGAAATGACGTAAACTGCAGGTGCCTGCAGAGGGAGATATACAAATATCGACTTGTGGGTGTCGTGGAACATTCGGGGACTATGAGGGGAGGTCACTATGTTGCATATGTTAGAGGAGGTCCAAAGATTGCTGGGGAAGACAAGGACGCGAAAGATTATGTGTGGTATTATGCAAGTGATGCATACGTACGAGAAGTCCCTTTGGAAGAAGTTCTTCGGAGTGAAGCCTATATTTTGTTCTACGAAGAAATTTGATACGAATctctttttgcaatttttttgaCATCAAAATGGTCGGGGCTGAGCTGATCACCCTATATGTTACGCGTGTGAGAAACAAATACGTATACACAAAGAGAAAGGGGTTTCCCGGAGGGGTTGGAGGGTAAAATTGTGAGTTGTATTACTACAATCATAGAGTATTAACACCCCGTTTTTtgttatttcaaatttcaatgtGCCATCACTTAAAGATGTATATGTTCGAAAATGTATGTCGAGAAAGAGTGTAATTCTTTGCCTTCCTTTTTTTAAATGGAAAAATCAATCTTTATTTACCAAGCATGGGGTGGTAGGTTGATGCTTattaatttctttcttatttcttattaATTGTTTACCAAGATATGTACATGTTGTGAGCATGCTTTGGCATTTTGAGGGAAAAAAATTTGGCCTGTTGACCTTGTATTTGTTCGTCAATTTCGAGTGAAATGCATATTGTGCGTGAGATTGTTACTGATATCACTAGACTATAAGCTTTGCTCGTGTTATTCTTTGACACTTGATTTGTTTTCTCGATGTAGGGGTGGAGGGTGTTGAAGATGGTTATTTTGGGTTAAAAGAGTCGTGTGAGAAACTACCTAAGTGACCAAATTTAAAACTCAACTTTTGATAATTATACTTTAAATTGAAGATGTGATGGGAAGAAATCAGTTTGTCTTTCTAAGTTTGATGTAAATGAGAAACTCTAAAGTGTAGAATCttttcagtatttttttttttaatgctgaTTTAACACTCGTTCCAATTTAGACCCAATTATAGATCATTTTCACAGTTAAACATGCTTCTTCTTTAAATTTAGCCTATCGTAAACGCCTCTACCCGTCAAAAAGCGAGAAGTGAGGCGTctacgtacactctaccctccccgcATCTCACCCCATGATTATATCTAttacatgttgttgttgttgttgtttcacaGTTAAACATGGATAGATAACTTGAAATATGTACCAGCAACTTGCAAAAAGTGTTTATGATCTATTGATTGGTTATTTTTATGACATATTGATTGATTATTtacattactattatatataatttaattgttttttattccaaaaaatattttatcatatttttCTCAATTCAGCCTTTGAGTAGTGGTTGACTGTACATTGTCGTTccatcttttttctttaatgGCATAAGTTAAAATTGGCCCTTGAACTTTGTGAATGTTGCCCATGCTTTTCTTATAGAGTTAgcagaaaattcttgaaattcagATAGTACGTAATTtattaaagtgaaaatatacATCAACTAACTACAACTAAGTGATGATTATATATTTCAAACGGATGTCATTTGATGTACCTTTCCAAGACAGCCAGGCTGAAATTCAGGAAAACAAAAGAATCTTTAAACCCATACCGAAGACATCCATCCAAACTACAAAGGttaaaatatacacaaaaagaaACAAGTTATATCATCTGTCCAAGAAAACATTTCGTTCAGTTCATGACTTTCAAAGTTCTCAAATCTCACATACCAAAAAGGAAAAGCAGCCCCAcaaaaagaacaaaacaaaagaaaaaggaaacagCTAAAAGaacacataaaataataaaaagacgAGAAACCATCTTCttgttagtaattcttttcttaCTTTATGCATTCATGTAAATACTGACTCGACTAACTTGAATTATATCACGCAGAACTCCTTAAATTTGAAAATAGTCCCTGCCAACCATTTTCTAACTTTCAAAGATCAAGCTCGATGCAATATAATTAAGAATAGAGAAATTTCATCAACCGTAATATATATAACGTGATGGACCTTACCCCCTTCGTCTTAATTTATATGGCGATGCTTGACTTGACATGACACTTAAGAAAGAaacgatttttaaaaaaaaaattataatctaaaacaagttttaaatattttatacctataaatcatctcattaaaaataataaaaaagttaaattatattattttaagaTATAAAAATGTAGCAGTAACGTTTTTTGGAAATGGATTAAAAGAGAAAGTGTTACACATAAGTGGTCGTTTCGTAGTTAGAcaaaattatcccgggattataatcccgggattaaTTTATCCCAtttattgggattattttatcccatttgggagatgggataaaataatcccaggataagtgggataaggtgggatatctcACCCTTAGGATAAGGCTTCATTTTATATCGTGTTTGGTAGTGTGTATATAAATTTATCCTATCTCTTACCAAATATGGTAAAAGAGTATTAACTAGTCCCAATTCTTCCATttgattcttgatttctttCTGCTTCAGTCCTTTTGTCCACACTGTACCACAACATTcccctttcccttttctttaattaaaaaaaaaacaacttgtCACTCTCAAAATTCCCACTCTCAAAACCCCACATCAAAAGTAAAAAAGACCAAGAAAACACAGTATAATTTCTTGAGCCTTTAGCTTCATCAATGGGAGAACCACCATTTTTTTGGGTGTTTCTGgtcataaattttttatttttcactcaAATAATAAGAGTAAAAGCAACATGGTGTGTAGCAAGAAGTGATGCAAGTGAACAATCATTACAAAGTGCTTTAGATTATGCATGTTACTCTGGTGCTGATTGTGCTCCTATTTCAGCAAATGGACTTTGTTATCTTCCAAATACAATTCAAGCTCATGCTTCTTATGCATTTAATGGCTTCTATCAACGTATGAATAGAGCACCTGGTTCTTGTGATTTTGCTGGCACTGCTACCATTGCTAAAACTGATCCAAGTAatcatctttttctttcattttttttttttttgtactttcttgttatattgCAAACAAAATACTCCATCGATCACATTTTACGTGAAATTGTTACTATTTGAGGAGTTAAAAAGCTTTTTCtttaataatgatttttttgttttttaaaaatattttgagttaTTCATTATTAACCAGGAGTCTAGTTTTCGAATCTTGAAAATGACTATATGTTACCATTGCCAAAACTGATCCGagtaatgatttttttttctttcattttttgcaCTTTCTTGTTATATTGCAAACAAATGGTTTGAGTATTTGATGACCATCCGGAGTCAAatgattcttttttcttttactatgattttcttaatattttgaattatttatgaGTTACATATTTGTGAACCATAAGTTTCGAGTTTAAATCTTAAAGATGAAGTTTTTGTATGATGTTTGGATTAGTTTGACCACTGTATTTCGATATTATATGGTCAtgctagaaaagaaaaatattttttatgttattttttaaatatgtaacttctatttaaggaaatattaaagaatttatgttttaattcaCACAAAAAAGTTGATAATATGACCCTCGTAGTCCGAGCCCGTCACATAAAATGAGTAGTGAttaagctgttttttttttcttctttttcttttggtgctaCGTAGGTTATGGATCTTGTGATTATCCAGCACATACAAGGTATGAACTTTAACTTTCTCTCACAttgctttccttttttcttttttcgagtAGTTCTTGATATTTGATACTGTAATTTTCTAGTTATTTCTTCTTTAGTTGTCGGGTGACCACtgtcttttgttttttaattttcttgaaagttgtcTTAATATAATACTAGTagttaaaaaaagaataagaaaaagcGCTAGAGAAGAAGCTTGTAGACACGCAAAGATCTCAAGAAGACTTCTGAATAGAggcttattttatttctttgtagATGGTCTTTGTTTCTACTTTGACTACCAAAAGAATGTTGGGTATTCTCTATATTTAattcgttttaatttatgtaacgcattttaaaatttaagaaagaaagacttttgactTGTGATCGTAAACATGTTTTGTGGTTATAAAGCTATGtcattaataataaaaagagaaattttaagttaaattattttaaaataaaacaataatgaCACATAAAATGTAACAAAATGAGTATTGCTTAACCATCGTAGAGTCGGATTAAAAGCACATAGGTTATTTCTTTGATGTGAAAAAAACTTACTAGTAAAAGCTTATAGGCAAGAGAAATATGTTGCATTAATTGATTGAGTGGAAACATAAAATAGTGGAGtactagtaaaaaaaaataaaaaatatcactttATGTAAAATAGTGTGATTGTGTCAGTATGTATGGGGTAGCATCAATGGTCAAGTTGCTGTAAGGATAGTCTAAAAATGGCTGCAAAAGCCAGCTAGCAATCTGGCATCAATTGTCATCTCGAGCAGAGCTTTATGATTTTGACAATACATTTCTTACTGTGTATGGATTCTCCCTAGCAAACTAACCTATGAATTTAACTTACATAAAATTTTACTTTGATTTATTTTCAGATTATTAGTTTCATGTCTATCACTCTTTTGGTTTTTATTCTCATGTCTTGAAGTGTAAAAAGGAATACAACAAGGAGTGCTTATTGGCTATGATCCCTAAATCATGGGTTCACGTGTTCGACAGAACCCAGAGCTTTGTGGTCGAtccttatatatatgtgcgAAAAACAAGTATATATAGAGTTACATATACGTTTTAGTACCTGCATCTACATTCTGGATCTGCCACTACCCGGACCCGGACGCTAGTTTTAGGAATTAGGAGCATGCTGATGTATCGATCGATCTGCACTTATCTGCTGCAAATCCTAAAAAATTAAGAGCAGACAAATTTCTTACCTGATCAATAGAacactacaaacacacacaaaataaaaggaaagctggaaaagaaaaagaaaaaagacgaGAACGAAATTCACTACTTGAGACATGTGACACAATATATATCTGTCTTAAGAAGATCATTTGATGCTCTTCTAAATTAGGTGTATGGCCAAGTTATGATTCTCGTGTATGTGATTATCCGCGTCAATTCTTTATGGGATTTTTATATTGGATAACTGCCCACCAAAATAATAGCCGacaaatgtatattttatatataatagtgtatattttttgtatatttagccAGCGAATGTAACTATTTTTTGCCGCCTGGAAAATGTGTAACTTGCCCATTCTTTAATACAAAGTTGGCAGTATGATTTTAACAACTTGGGTTCTGTAAATTTTCAGCACTGCTGGTGGCTCTACTTCTCCGAACACCAGTGGTGGTGGCACAACCGGAGGGACTACCACACCGACCACGACGCCAATTCTTTACCCACCACCACCAGGGTCCGCAAATCCTTTCAATGGCAATGGAGTTGGACCTGATATTCCTGACTCAGAGACTTCTAAAGCTTCTCCCAAGTTCTCAAATTTAGTTCCTGCATATTTTATGCTTCtcttcattcatatttttcaactCTTGTAGCCATTCGTTGTAGAATATAGCCATACTTTTGCTAGTTTGTTGAAGGCTAGGACAGTAGAATTTTGGTTAGAAAATGGAAGTTTTCATCTTTGCTATTTTGAAAACTTCAGCCCTTTGGAGTAACATTCTGGTCTTTATAATCAACTGTCTTGGCCTGTTGATAACAAGGTGGTAAGAGCGTAACACGTGATGCGTGAGTTATGCACACGTCATGGGTTCGAACGTAGTCGCAGATAAAAGCTTGGTATTCAAGTGAAAAATTATAAAGAGGAGGGCCCATTATTGGCTCTCGGGAATTTTTCGGTTATAAAGAAACAAGGGGATATTCCTTTTTATATTGAATCCAATTAATTTGTTAGCATGTCCAAGTTCTAATTTTCTGTGTTCATCTTATGTTGCATACCCACTTGTATTTAGTTTATACTTtgcttttcaaattaataattgGGTCCCAATTTATTGATCTCGATAGTTTTTTTTCACTTGTATTTTGCTTATATTTCCTTTCTGTTGGTTGGTGAGAGGAAATACGTATTCACTCAATCTCTTTTTTCCCActtgatgtaaaatgaagtaaAAATAAGTCCTATTTATTTCCTACTTTAAGACCAATAGTTTTAAGggatttattttcctttttatttacaGTTTGTGCAAATCAAATTGCTTATACCTTCATAATTCACCTAATATTTGCTATTTCCCATCGATACAAGTATAAGGTAACTTTGCAAATGCGCTAAATAATGTGGACGTTGTTTTTTTACTTTGGATTCGAATTATTAAAGAGCTGATAGTTATTAATAAGAGAATAACTATAACGTAGAGACATccaacaagattttttttttctttctaaaatgaGTATCAATTTATATTTGAATGGAAATATAGCTAtaaatttctaaattttctttatatttcatTATTTATGATTAATAAGCTGCAAAACTGCTACAGTGTCTCTAATCACGTTTGACTTTGTCTCCCATCATCTGCTTCTGTATTTGATTTCTCCACGGAAGGTACATAATTTCCATTTAAGAAATAACCTTTAAAATGGagaagattaaaaagaaaaagaaaaatgagtttaatcataaataaattgcagaaaatataaatattcaaCTAAATCTATGCCTGTGAATTGCAcaacaaaaaatgttttttcttgaTTGAACGCACAATTTGACATATTCAATCTAAAGAAAAACTTTATAAGTGGAGAGtaagataaaaggaaaaaaaaaaatgaagacttcccttgataaaagaaataataataaatgaagtggaatGAGTTTCTTGTACATTCATAACAAATCATATTATAACTTACaggaaatattaaaaattaaaatgtagCAGTCTCTTCCAAATATACAACAAATGCGGAGTTTCTGATTAAATATACAACTTTTGAGGTACTAAAGAATATTAATGCTATCAACTATGATTTATGAATCATAATTTCCAATTCCCAGCTAATTTACAAGTAAATTGGGATCAGACTGTTTTTGTGATCCAATCAAATTTGTATTTATGTATTGGCCAGGGCTTAATTACCTTTGGTTTGACAGGACATTTCTCAGGTTGCCTCACTATGTAAATTATATCTCCAGCTTTATTGTACATATCCTGGTTCCTATGCCATGTCCATAGAGCATGTGTCTCATTTTTCACCTGCAAAATTATCCACAAGAATTAACATATGATCACTCTGAACAAAAATGTAACCATGTTAcggcaaaaaaacaaaaaaagtcaAGGACTAGAATGCATAACACGACGAATCACTCGAACAGTTGACGAAATGACTCTTCAAAAATCTTTTTCCGTAACCAAGAAATCCCCGAGGGCAAGCTAGTGCATGGTTCAAAATTCGGTGGATGATGAGTATGCCCCTCTACTTTTATCTACTTTATTACTGTGCTTTTGACTGCGACAGGATTCAAACTCGACGTGCGCCTAACCACTAGACCAAAGCTGTGGGAGCACAATATTTTGGTTTACAGGAATTTTCCTAGTTCTGGCAATCTCGAAATGGTCTATAAAAATGAGTTTTTAATGATCTTGTGCTATAAAACAATTATAATCATTTGGCAGGAGCAGAAATTGCTCCCGGCTAAATTTTACAgtgaaagaaatatatatatatatatatatatatatatatatatatatatatatatatatatatttacctcTAGTATTCCATGGCCAAGCTACTTTCTCGATATGCACTATATTCAGGTTGTTGATCCCAGCAGAAGTTGCCGGCTGCTGGACCTGACGTAAAATTACGGGCACAGTATCCACCCATAAATTTGTCTGGCGTGTTAGCTGGTTTAGGACATCTGCCTGGCTCATCAGCATGTTCAATCGCCATCTTCTCACGGTTTCCACCATCACCGACAGTTATATGGACTGGGCCGCAAGGATCCAGTGTGTAGTTATAGACTCTGTTTGACCTTTCATAGGCATGAACCTGTAGATTTTTCGATTTATCAGTACTTGATACATAGATCTGTGCTTATAATAGAATAACAATCACAAAATGAATGTTCATCTTTCTGCACGTAGAATGGTACAATTAGTTTAGGTGCTTTCGGATATCGGTATATTAATCTTGTACTTACATGTCCATTGAAGACTAAATCGACACCATACTCGTACAGCAACTCTTCCATCGCTACCTTCATACATTCAGCTTCTCGATAGTGTGCCGTGTAAGTAGAGTACCAAGGTGGATGCCAAGTGACAACCAGCCACGGAGTAACTGACCTGTCAACGTTAGACAGGTCCTTCTCCAACCACTTGTACTGATCATCTGTAATATTGATGTTTTGAGACAAACTGTCAAAGTCGACCACAAGCATCACAAAGGGGAAAGAGTAACAGAATTGAAGAAATGTTGAGCATGTAGTTTTACCTGATTTATTATAGGCGACATATCCCCCGAGCATGATGAAGTGTATGCCTCCCGCATTAAAAGAATAGTAAAACGGGGATGATGATCCGCTTTCTTTTGATGGGAATGCAAAGCGAGAACGATAGGCTGCAAATGTCTGATTTTCGGCTTGTTCTTCTATCTCATGGTTCCCCTCCACCACCATGATGGGAATTTTGGACACCAGCGGCTGCATATATCTATTGTGACAATGTCAGAAACAGAAGCACAAATTAAACTAGTGAAGTTGAACTATCCATTTTTGTGAAAAATTGAACTCTATTCGAGATGTGTAAATCAGCATTTGAATGAGCAAAAAGGATACAAGTTCTCACCTTCCCCAATAGTCCCACCGAGGCTGATAGGTCTCATGTATCGGAGTGTTGTTAAATGAGCACGAATAGCAATCTGCACCAGTTCCATTTGAGAGATACAAGTTAGCATAAGTAACATCTCCCACCAATAGAACAAGATCCGGCTTGTTCCCCATCAAATGGCTAATCGTTGAAGTGGTATTGTATGTAAGACCAAGGTCCCCTACAATCGCTATTCTCTTTGGATAGCTCTTTGGAGAAGAAATAGGCATCGTCTTGAAATGATAGATAGTACTCATAGCTGCTATAGAAGGATCTCCACATCGATAATAGTATAATGTGTCTGGTTTCAACCCTGCAGAAGGAAAAAACGGCACTAACTGACTAAATAAAACATGAGAAACAAATCACGACGTATGAGACTTGCATTCTGAAATTAGTTAAGTGGCACAGTTCGGATTTGAGAGTCGAACTTCTCAATTTTTGACCATACCTGTAAGTTGGACATGGTGTATGATTCCAGAAGAGTAGTTCTGAAGTCCTTCAAATGGATAAAGTTGATTATAAATAAGGGACTGGCCAATTACTTTGTGTCTTAACGAGGATTTATCTTTCCCATATTGAACAAAGCTGCCAACTTTACTTGGATCCAATGGTTTAATGTTGTCACCAATTTGATATTCTCCTGCAAATACAGTAAAACACACATTCTTAAACAGTgatccaaaatttaaaattacacaaaccaattttttttcaaaaaaaatatctagTAATATGCTGATATAACTATAAACTAAAAGTTGGCCATGactaaaaatcatataatcttGTATCAAAGTTTCCAACTTATCAACTCAAATGACTGATAATTGAATTTAACATATCTCAGATGGAAGATGTTAAGGTCCTCTAACCAGTTAATCCAAGTAAATATACCTCATCACAAACAATTTAAACTTTGCACAAACAAATAAAGATCTTTTATATCCAATACTGTGCTCATATCACTGTCAATTAAAAGTTGGACATGATTTAAAAGCAAGCAGTGTCTTGTAAGTTTCAATTTTATCAACTCAGATTTTCGACTGATAGTTGAATCTAACATACATTTTTGGGTTAATAGCACTTTTGGCCTCTCAATTATTGGTAACCTTTAATTTTGATCCTTGTGAGATATGATTaagcacatttaaccttcaatcAGTTGAAATGTACACTTCTAATCCCTTTGcttgtgaatattcacaaatttaccATAATG
This portion of the Lycium ferocissimum isolate CSIRO_LF1 chromosome 1, AGI_CSIRO_Lferr_CH_V1, whole genome shotgun sequence genome encodes:
- the LOC132059624 gene encoding PLASMODESMATA CALLOSE-BINDING PROTEIN 3, coding for MGEPPFFWVFLVINFLFFTQIIRVKATWCVARSDASEQSLQSALDYACYSGADCAPISANGLCYLPNTIQAHASYAFNGFYQRMNRAPGSCDFAGTATIAKTDPSYGSCDYPAHTSTAGGSTSPNTSGGGTTGGTTTPTTTPILYPPPPGSANPFNGNGVGPDIPDSETSKASPKFSNLVPAYFMLLFIHIFQLL
- the LOC132059690 gene encoding LOW QUALITY PROTEIN: purple acid phosphatase 15-like (The sequence of the model RefSeq protein was modified relative to this genomic sequence to represent the inferred CDS: inserted 1 base in 1 codon), which gives rise to MKCSGFVVVSILVWFLVFVSLVEVNKCQIPTTLDGPFKPVTIPLDQSFRGHAVDLPDTDPRVQRTVKGFEPEQISVSLSSTYDSVWISWITGEYQIGDNIKPLDPSKVGSFVQYGKDKSSLRHKVIGQSLIYNQLYPFEGLQNYSSGIIHHVQLTGLKPDTLYYYRCGDPSIAAMSTIYHFKTMPISSPKSYPKRIAIVGDLGLTYNTTSTISHLMGNKPDLVLLVGDVTYANLYLSNGTGADCYSCSFNNTPIHETYQPRWDYWGRYMQPLVSKIPIMVVEGNHEIEEQAENQTFAAYRSRFAFPSKESGSSSPFYYSFNAGGIHFIMLGGYVAYNKSDDQYKWLEKDLSNVDRSVTPWLVVTWHPPWYSTYTAHYREAECMKVAMEELLYEYGVDLVFNGHVHAYERSNRVYNYTLDPCGPVHITVGDGGNREKMAIEHADEPGRCPKPANTPDKFMGGYCARNFTSGPAAGNFCWDQQPEYSAYRESSXGHGILEVKNETHALWTWHRNQDMYNKAGDIIYIVRQPEKCPVKPKVIS